The bacterium sequence CGGTAACACGCAATCAGAATAGCGAGTGGCAAGCCATGAGATACGATGGCACTGGTTTCATTCGGATGCCGTTCCAAAATGTCTGTGACAGAAGCCATCACCCGAACACGTACCTGTTCCAATGTCTCGCCTCCAGGCGCGCTGACGGTCCGGGGATCCAGTTTCCTCATTTTCAGTAGCTCCGAATATTTTGCTTGAATCTCAGCGAAAAGCATTCCTTCCCAGGAGCCCAGATGAATTTCCCGAAGACGTGGATCCTCCTGTTTGACCAAACCCAAAGCTCTACTCAGGATTTCGGCACTTTCGCTCGCCCTTATCAAGTCGCTGCAATAGATATTTGAGATCATGCTCTCGCGTAGAGTGACAGCGAGTTCCTCAGACTGGCGCCTGCCGCGTTCATTCAACGGGACATCAGACTGTCCCTGGTAGCGTCCTTCCAGATTCCAGTCAGTCTCGCCGTGCCTGATCAGGATGAAACGAGCCATTAGTGATGAATCCTTTGATATTCCGGGAGTTCAATCATTGGAGGCCGGACTCTTTCAGCGATCTTCTCTACATCAAGGAAGTATCTCGGGCGTTCGTAACGAATCAGTTTCATGCTTTTATTGATATCTTCCAGCAAACTATGCCCAAGTCGTTTTTCAAGCTTGCTGATTACGGTTTGAATAATAGCGAACGACATTTTGCTGAGAGGCTCCAGGGACTGGTTTCGATGAATTCGTTCCACGAGGTCTACCTGAGCGATGGCATCCAGGCCGGCCTTCTCAAAGGCATCAATAAGCAGGCCCACTTCAACACCATATCCGGAGTAGAAAGTTAGACGTTCCAGCAATGATCGACGGCCGGCATACTCGCCTGACAGCGGCTGGATAATGCCGGAAAGCTCCGGATAAAAAAGGTTCAACAGTGGCCGTGCCGTGAGTTCTGTGACACGCCCTCCGCCACCTGCCTGGATCTTTTCACTAACCCGAAGAGGCCGGCGGTAAAATCCTTTAACAAACTGTATTCGTGGAGAATGAAGCAGCACTCCAAGCAACCCGTACACAAAACGCGGGTGGATATTCGTAATGTCAGTATCGATCCAGACGATGAGATCACCGCGCGTAACGTAAAGACTTTTCCAAAGCGCCTCTCCTTTGCCTGAACGCGCTTCGTACTGCGGTAATATCTCCTGATGGACGAATATTGGAATTTCACATGCCTCTGAAATCTCTCGTGTACGATCGGTGGACTGAGAATCGATCAGAACGATTTCATCCACAAGCGGGATACGTTCCATCAATGCGCGCTTGATCGTCCGGATTACTTGCCCGACCGTGGCCTGTTCATTCAAAGTCGGCATGGCAACGCTGATGGTGAGCCGTTGTTCTTTTTTCAGCGAAAGCAACCTTTCAAGATTCTTAAACTCATTCGCATGAAACGTATTTTCTGCAAACCATTTATCCACCAGAACTGAGATAGCTGTTGGACTCGGATCCTGAATTGACGTTTCGTCAAGGCGTTGCGACTTCACTGCAATCACGGGGACAGAACTCTTGCGGAAAACCTCCTCGGCCACCGGTCCCAGAGAAGCATAAGATTCTTTCGGACGGACCGTGGAACCCATTACAATCAAGTCCGAATGAACTGATTCCTGAAGAATTGTTCCTGCAGGATCGGAGGTCGTGATTTGCCTGCGATCGACCGGGAGTCGCGCGAGCACGCGAGCCAGGCCTAGAAAGGCAGCATCCCTCTGGTCATTTCTGACAAAATCGACAGGCAAGAGGTGAAGTGACGTCATGCGGGCGTTCGAGGCACGAGAAATGGCCAGTGAAACGCGAAGAGCCAACTCCGCGTAAGGTCCTCCGCGCGCGGGGACAAGAAGATGTGAAGGAGACCCGGGTAACGGACCGCGTACCAGCGCTGTATCGCATGGAGGGTGGGTTAACACCGTCTCGACGGAAACACCGAGCGCCTTCAAACCCCGAGGCCAATCCAGTAAGAGAAGATCCGGATTCTCCTGCTCAATCATGTCAACAAGTTCTCTCCACGGATCATACGAGACATGAATTGGAGATATGCTTTGAAATCGTTCGCGCTCGCTCAGAGCACGAAAGCTTTGTCGAATCTGTCGTGCCGTCTGTGAGGCCGTGCTCAAGGATTTACTCTTTTGGACTCTCACCAACCCTACCAGAAGTATCTTGCCTTCTCCAATCATCAAGCGTGCCGCATTCAAGGCAGCTGTTGGATCGCAGCCATGAATCACGGGAACAAGAATCTTGGAAAACGGTGTGAAACGTCTGGATCTTTTCATCTATTTTCACCCGTTTCAAGAAGCAACGGCTCGATTGTTTCTTTGTACACGCAATTCCAATCATACCTTCGCAAATTCGTGCGTAGATGAAAAACACTGCTTGTCTCCAGGTGTTTCGCTATCCTGGATGCCAGGTGTTTTGGATCTGATTCAGGTGAAAAGTACT is a genomic window containing:
- a CDS encoding histidine phosphatase family protein, which gives rise to MARFILIRHGETDWNLEGRYQGQSDVPLNERGRRQSEELAVTLRESMISNIYCSDLIRASESAEILSRALGLVKQEDPRLREIHLGSWEGMLFAEIQAKYSELLKMRKLDPRTVSAPGGETLEQVRVRVMASVTDILERHPNETSAIVSHGLPLAILIACYRGRSLREVWDLIPENSNPIETPEWNFKNDWSKP
- a CDS encoding glucosyl-3-phosphoglycerate synthase, encoding MKRSRRFTPFSKILVPVIHGCDPTAALNAARLMIGEGKILLVGLVRVQKSKSLSTASQTARQIRQSFRALSERERFQSISPIHVSYDPWRELVDMIEQENPDLLLLDWPRGLKALGVSVETVLTHPPCDTALVRGPLPGSPSHLLVPARGGPYAELALRVSLAISRASNARMTSLHLLPVDFVRNDQRDAAFLGLARVLARLPVDRRQITTSDPAGTILQESVHSDLIVMGSTVRPKESYASLGPVAEEVFRKSSVPVIAVKSQRLDETSIQDPSPTAISVLVDKWFAENTFHANEFKNLERLLSLKKEQRLTISVAMPTLNEQATVGQVIRTIKRALMERIPLVDEIVLIDSQSTDRTREISEACEIPIFVHQEILPQYEARSGKGEALWKSLYVTRGDLIVWIDTDITNIHPRFVYGLLGVLLHSPRIQFVKGFYRRPLRVSEKIQAGGGGRVTELTARPLLNLFYPELSGIIQPLSGEYAGRRSLLERLTFYSGYGVEVGLLIDAFEKAGLDAIAQVDLVERIHRNQSLEPLSKMSFAIIQTVISKLEKRLGHSLLEDINKSMKLIRYERPRYFLDVEKIAERVRPPMIELPEYQRIHH